The following proteins are encoded in a genomic region of Microcoleus sp. FACHB-68:
- a CDS encoding adenylate/guanylate cyclase domain-containing protein: MLNFFQQHGHPFAKLGNWGRQSVRNFSQATDPLAAYGITPEVLGRLKTFLQAEDSRELYHANPRRIADRLQLSEQQTLRLLVFALKEGIVTLNWDIRCAHCGGIDLSIKGLGELHTHHTCPGCRQSALTDADRAVRVTFSIDDRLRQLDLSADDPEFRGKIDTQYGVVSGHRLLTLQTFRNLFPRETIPPNESLIVRRVAILFTDLAGSTALYSRRGDTVAYSLVRHHFDHLFTVVDECNGVVVKTIGDAIMAAFTEPADALQAAIIMHQQLAQLNRQLQLPPEDELILKIGIEVGPCISVNLNGRPDYFGTTVNTAARVQATSHGNDIAVTGTFLEDPNAAALVKDYVGQASQLQLKGIDEPVAVYHLHPNAILI, translated from the coding sequence ATGCTGAACTTTTTTCAACAACACGGACACCCGTTTGCAAAGCTGGGTAATTGGGGCAGGCAGTCGGTTCGGAATTTCTCACAAGCTACAGATCCCTTAGCTGCTTATGGCATCACTCCAGAGGTGTTAGGCCGGCTAAAAACTTTTTTACAGGCGGAGGACAGCCGAGAATTGTATCACGCCAATCCCCGCCGGATTGCTGATCGGTTGCAATTGAGCGAGCAGCAAACGCTGCGACTTTTAGTATTTGCGCTTAAGGAAGGGATTGTTACGCTTAATTGGGACATTCGATGCGCTCACTGTGGAGGCATTGATCTTAGCATTAAAGGGTTGGGTGAATTACACACTCATCACACTTGTCCTGGCTGTCGTCAATCGGCGCTGACAGATGCAGATCGAGCTGTGCGAGTGACTTTCAGCATTGATGATCGCCTGCGCCAACTCGATTTATCGGCAGATGATCCAGAGTTTAGGGGCAAAATTGATACTCAGTATGGCGTAGTTTCTGGCCACCGGCTGTTAACTTTGCAAACTTTTCGCAACCTATTTCCCCGCGAAACAATTCCACCGAATGAGAGTTTGATTGTGCGGCGGGTGGCGATTTTGTTTACTGATCTGGCCGGCTCAACTGCACTTTATTCCCGACGCGGAGATACAGTGGCTTATAGTTTGGTACGGCACCATTTTGATCACTTATTTACCGTCGTAGACGAGTGCAATGGAGTGGTGGTTAAAACCATCGGTGATGCGATTATGGCAGCCTTTACGGAGCCGGCAGATGCTTTACAGGCTGCGATCATTATGCATCAGCAACTCGCCCAGTTAAATCGGCAGTTACAACTGCCACCAGAAGACGAGTTGATTCTCAAAATTGGCATAGAAGTCGGCCCGTGTATTAGTGTTAATCTTAACGGTCGCCCTGACTATTTTGGCACCACTGTCAACACTGCAGCGCGTGTGCAAGCTACCAGCCACGGCAATGATATCGCCGTCACCGGCACCTTTTTAGAAGATCCGAATGCCGCCGCGCTGGTTAAAGATTACGTTGGGCAAGCGTCTCAGTTACAGTTGAAAGGAATTGATGAGCCGGTTGCTGTTTATCACCTTCATCCAAATGCCATTTTGATATAG
- a CDS encoding photosystem I reaction center subunit VIII, with amino-acid sequence MTGAYAASYLPWILIPVVTWLMPAVVMGLLFIYIESEQ; translated from the coding sequence ATGACAGGTGCATACGCAGCTTCGTACCTGCCCTGGATTCTGATTCCTGTAGTGACCTGGTTGATGCCTGCTGTAGTGATGGGTCTGCTGTTTATCTACATTGAAAGCGAACAGTAA
- a CDS encoding photosystem I reaction center protein subunit XI: protein MADPRDMEVVKPFNGDPFVGNLETPINSSAFSKAFIGNLPAYRKGISAIQRGLEIGLAHGYFLVGPWVALGPLRDYKEAANLGGLISTLSLILIATAGMSLYGIVSFQQDSGYPGENPQAPNPLKTAEGWSQLTAGFFLGAVGGAFVAYFLLENFSGVDAIFRGLVNS from the coding sequence ATGGCAGATCCTAGAGATATGGAAGTGGTCAAGCCGTTTAATGGCGACCCATTTGTTGGTAATCTCGAAACTCCCATCAACTCTTCTGCTTTCAGTAAAGCTTTCATTGGTAATTTACCAGCCTACCGTAAAGGCATTTCTGCGATCCAACGGGGTCTGGAAATTGGTCTGGCTCACGGTTATTTCCTGGTAGGGCCGTGGGTTGCATTGGGTCCTTTGCGTGATTACAAAGAGGCAGCCAATCTAGGCGGATTAATTTCAACCCTGAGTTTGATTTTAATCGCGACGGCTGGGATGTCCCTCTATGGCATCGTTTCTTTCCAACAGGACAGTGGCTATCCAGGCGAAAATCCTCAAGCTCCCAATCCTTTGAAAACTGCAGAAGGCTGGAGCCAGCTTACTGCCGGCTTCTTCCTGGGTGCTGTGGGTGGCGCTTTCGTTGCCTACTTCCTGCTAGAGAATTTCTCTGGTGTGGATGCGATTTTCCGGGGTTTGGTTAATAGCTAG